The proteins below come from a single Staphylococcus sp. MI 10-1553 genomic window:
- a CDS encoding DUF1292 domain-containing protein, whose amino-acid sequence MTNENHNQEIEIKNDETLLTLFDEEGNEVLYRKMLEFYHPGFEKEYVILAEEGAQADDEDLIELIPMINEPDESGEGGRFLPVETDEEWDMIEEVVNTNMDDEHDHDH is encoded by the coding sequence ATGACAAACGAAAACCATAATCAAGAAATTGAAATTAAAAATGACGAAACTTTATTAACTTTGTTTGATGAAGAAGGTAATGAAGTCTTATATCGTAAAATGTTAGAGTTTTATCACCCTGGTTTTGAAAAAGAATATGTGATCCTTGCAGAAGAAGGCGCACAAGCGGATGACGAAGATTTAATTGAATTGATTCCTATGATTAACGAGCCAGACGAATCAGGAGAAGGCGGACGCTTTTTACCTGTTGAGACGGATGAAGAATGGGATATGATTGAAGAAGTTGTCAATACGAATATGGATGATGAACACGACCATGATCATTAA
- the ruvX gene encoding Holliday junction resolvase RuvX — protein MLKHKIIGLDVGSRTVGVAISDLMGWTAQGLDTLQINEEENELGIDALIDIIQKENVGTVVIGLPKNMNNSIGFRGEASLKYKDALADRMPNLEIIMWDERLSTMAAERSLLEADVSRAKRKKVIDKMAAVFILQGYLDGLN, from the coding sequence ATGCTTAAACATAAAATTATCGGGTTAGATGTTGGAAGCCGTACAGTTGGTGTTGCGATTAGTGATTTGATGGGTTGGACAGCACAAGGTTTAGATACACTCCAAATTAACGAAGAAGAAAATGAGCTCGGCATCGATGCCTTAATTGACATCATACAAAAAGAAAATGTGGGTACGGTTGTCATTGGATTACCAAAAAACATGAACAATTCTATTGGCTTTCGTGGTGAAGCTTCGTTAAAATATAAAGATGCACTTGCAGACCGGATGCCAAATTTAGAAATTATTATGTGGGATGAGCGTTTAAGTACAATGGCTGCAGAACGTTCATTGTTAGAAGCCGATGTATCAAGAGCAAAAAGAAAAAAAGTGATTGATAAAATGGCTGCGGTATTCATTTTACAAGGCTATTTAGATGGATTGAATTAA
- the pxpB gene encoding 5-oxoprolinase subunit PxpB — protein MHFRQISEQSFMIYFKAEISESVYEHVNAVVEFIQMMNHPHIHEIVPSYRAIMVYFDGIQTDFEMLIKALQLDTFNMQLSKASTGQKRIVNIPVLYGGKWGPDIEIVADHNNLTVDEVIQYHTESHYLVYMIGFMPGFPFLGGLSPHLHTPRKEEPRIKIDAGSVGIANNQTGLYPSDSPGGWQIIGRTPIDVFNPKRETKILYQPGDRIKFYSINEEQFLHIQKYVTKNQLDYDEWVMIEDVH, from the coding sequence ATGCATTTTCGACAAATTAGTGAGCAATCTTTTATGATTTATTTCAAAGCCGAAATTAGTGAATCGGTATATGAACATGTCAACGCTGTAGTGGAATTTATTCAAATGATGAACCATCCGCACATTCATGAAATCGTACCTTCTTATCGTGCAATTATGGTATATTTCGATGGCATTCAAACAGATTTCGAAATGTTAATTAAAGCACTACAACTTGATACATTCAACATGCAACTAAGCAAGGCGAGTACGGGGCAAAAAAGAATCGTTAATATCCCAGTACTATATGGTGGGAAATGGGGGCCAGATATTGAGATTGTAGCAGATCATAACAATTTAACGGTTGATGAAGTGATTCAATATCATACGGAAAGTCATTATCTTGTTTATATGATTGGTTTTATGCCCGGATTTCCATTTTTAGGCGGTTTGAGCCCTCATCTTCATACACCGAGAAAAGAAGAACCAAGAATTAAAATCGATGCAGGCTCAGTTGGGATTGCGAATAATCAAACAGGTTTATATCCATCTGATTCACCAGGAGGTTGGCAAATTATTGGACGTACACCGATTGATGTTTTTAATCCGAAACGGGAGACTAAAATTTTATATCAACCTGGCGACAGAATTAAATTTTATTCCATTAATGAAGAACAATTTTTACATATTCAAAAGTATGTGACTAAAAATCAATTAGACTATGATGAATGGGTGATGATAGAAGATGTCCATTAA
- a CDS encoding 5-oxoprolinase subunit C family protein → MSIKIIKPGLFTTVQDKGRIGHQFEGYSPAGVMDRPSYDILNTLLETEGQPALEFTMIGPTIKFLDQNLFAMTGAPFSATLNGQPVPHQTVIKVEKNDVLEIGRVIHGMRGYIGFAKPLDILLFEGSYATHTRTGIGGFKGRTLKANDIIPTQPSYLDYQLIGRSSDFSSFTKARQLPIGLMDGPQLESFTRRTIKELEQLEFTISENSDRMGYRLKGPSIQPFTDADIISEPVALGSVQVPKDGHPIILLNDRQTVGGYTKIGTVIDCDIVDIVQKQPGDKVKFEWMTFNEANEILARKNRKLEEAKAQIRQRPQRLLHNIRPTQQKIKTVLKGDSISWT, encoded by the coding sequence ATGTCCATTAAAATAATCAAACCTGGATTGTTTACGACAGTTCAAGACAAAGGACGTATAGGCCATCAGTTTGAGGGTTATTCTCCTGCTGGCGTGATGGATCGCCCGAGTTATGACATATTAAACACTTTATTAGAAACAGAGGGACAACCCGCATTAGAATTCACGATGATTGGCCCAACGATCAAATTTCTCGATCAAAACTTATTTGCGATGACAGGTGCACCATTTTCAGCCACGTTAAATGGCCAACCCGTGCCACATCAAACTGTCATCAAGGTTGAAAAAAATGATGTATTAGAAATAGGGCGTGTCATTCATGGGATGCGTGGTTATATAGGATTTGCGAAACCATTAGATATTCTACTCTTTGAAGGCAGCTATGCGACACATACACGTACAGGAATTGGTGGTTTCAAAGGACGTACATTGAAAGCCAATGATATTATTCCAACACAACCCTCTTATTTAGATTATCAGCTCATCGGTCGTTCGAGTGATTTTTCAAGTTTTACCAAAGCGCGACAATTACCGATTGGATTGATGGATGGACCACAACTAGAATCGTTTACACGACGTACGATTAAAGAACTTGAGCAGTTAGAATTCACTATTTCAGAAAATTCAGATCGTATGGGTTACCGACTTAAAGGTCCATCGATACAACCTTTTACAGATGCCGACATTATTTCTGAACCAGTCGCATTAGGAAGTGTGCAAGTTCCTAAAGATGGTCACCCGATTATTTTACTCAACGACCGACAAACGGTAGGAGGTTATACAAAAATCGGAACAGTGATCGATTGTGATATTGTTGATATTGTCCAAAAACAACCTGGTGATAAGGTGAAATTTGAATGGATGACATTTAATGAGGCGAATGAAATCTTAGCACGAAAAAATAGAAAGTTAGAAGAGGCGAAAGCACAAATTCGTCAACGGCCTCAACGCTTACTGCACAACATTAGACCTACGCAACAAAAAATTAAAACGGTTCTAAAAGGAGATAGTATATCATGGACTTAA
- a CDS encoding O-methyltransferase, translating to MEDKNQSYLLSLKQYDNDIDQLRDYAETHQVPIVDQLSLDLIQQIIRLHQPKDILEVGSAIGYSAMQFASVNKEIKVTTIERNEEMIQQAKANIHQYGYADQIRLIEADATEAFELVNDRIYDMIFIDAAKAQSQRFFELYSPLLREKGVMITDNILYHGFVADIDVVRSRNVKQMVKKVQRYNQWLSQQHGFTTNFIHMDDGLAISIKESKHD from the coding sequence ATGGAAGATAAAAATCAATCATATCTTTTAAGCTTAAAACAATATGACAATGATATCGACCAATTGCGTGACTATGCAGAGACGCATCAAGTGCCTATTGTAGATCAGCTTTCTTTAGATCTCATTCAACAAATCATTCGTCTACATCAGCCGAAAGACATTTTAGAGGTGGGTAGTGCAATTGGTTATAGTGCGATGCAATTCGCTTCAGTGAATAAAGAAATTAAAGTGACGACCATTGAGCGTAATGAAGAGATGATTCAACAAGCGAAAGCGAATATCCATCAATATGGTTATGCGGATCAAATTCGTTTAATTGAAGCAGATGCGACAGAAGCATTTGAACTCGTGAATGACCGTATTTATGATATGATTTTTATCGATGCTGCTAAAGCACAGTCACAACGCTTTTTTGAGCTTTATAGTCCGTTATTACGCGAAAAAGGTGTTATGATTACAGATAATATTTTATACCATGGTTTCGTTGCGGACATCGATGTGGTAAGAAGTCGCAATGTCAAACAGATGGTAAAAAAGGTACAACGATACAATCAATGGCTAAGTCAACAACATGGTTTTACAACGAATTTTATTCATATGGATGATGGGCTAGCGATATCAATAAAGGAGAGTAAACATGACTGA
- the greA gene encoding transcription elongation factor GreA: MENQKQYPMTQEGYEKLEKELEELKTVKRPEVVEKIKVARSFGDLSENSEYDAAKDEQGFIEQDIQRIETMLRHALIIEDTGDNHVVQIGKTVTFVELPGNDEESYQIVGSAESDAFNGKISNESPMAQALIGKQLDDEVRVPLPNGGEMNVKIVDIQ, encoded by the coding sequence ATGGAAAACCAAAAACAATATCCAATGACGCAAGAAGGATACGAAAAACTTGAAAAAGAATTAGAAGAATTAAAAACAGTCAAACGCCCTGAAGTCGTTGAAAAAATTAAAGTTGCACGTAGTTTTGGTGACTTATCAGAGAACTCAGAGTACGATGCAGCGAAAGATGAACAAGGCTTTATTGAGCAGGACATTCAACGTATTGAAACAATGTTACGCCATGCTTTAATCATTGAAGACACAGGCGATAACCATGTTGTCCAGATTGGTAAAACTGTAACATTCGTTGAGCTTCCAGGTAATGACGAAGAATCTTATCAAATCGTGGGTTCAGCAGAATCTGATGCTTTTAACGGCAAGATTTCAAACGAATCTCCAATGGCACAAGCACTTATCGGTAAACAATTAGATGACGAAGTACGCGTACCACTACCAAATGGTGGCGAAATGAACGTTAAAATTGTAGATATTCAATAA
- a CDS encoding peptidase U32 family protein encodes MKVLEAVKTATKAKMKKPELLAPAGNLEKLKIAVHYGADAVFIGGQEYGLRSNADNFTMDEIREGVEFANRYGAKIYVTTNIIAHDENMDGLDDYLEQLEATGATGIIVADPLIIETCKRVAPKLEIHLSTQQSLSNYKAVEYWKEEGLDRVVLARETGAMEMQEIKDKVDIEIEAFIHGAMCIAYSGRCTLSNHMTARDSNRGGCCQSCRWDYDLLTVDNDGELDVYYEDGNAVPFAMSPRDLKLIESIPNMMDLGIDSLKIEGRMKSIHYIATVVSVYRKVIDAYAADPENFKIKSEWLFELDKCANRDTAPAFFKGTPGYEEQMFGNESSKKAPFDFIGLVLDYDKDSQLATIQQRNHFKPGQEVEFFGPEIQTFKQVVDKIYDEEGNELDAARHPLQIVQIKVDQPIYPNNMMRKEV; translated from the coding sequence ATGAAGGTACTTGAAGCAGTTAAGACAGCAACGAAAGCGAAAATGAAAAAGCCTGAGTTACTCGCACCTGCTGGCAATTTAGAAAAGTTAAAAATCGCCGTTCATTACGGTGCAGATGCTGTATTCATCGGCGGTCAAGAGTACGGTTTACGTTCAAATGCGGACAACTTTACAATGGACGAAATTCGTGAAGGTGTTGAATTTGCAAATCGTTACGGTGCTAAAATTTATGTGACGACAAATATTATCGCACATGATGAAAATATGGACGGTCTTGATGACTATTTAGAACAATTAGAAGCGACAGGTGCAACAGGCATTATCGTAGCAGACCCATTAATTATTGAAACGTGTAAACGTGTCGCACCGAAGTTAGAAATCCATTTATCTACACAGCAATCATTAAGTAACTACAAAGCGGTAGAATATTGGAAAGAAGAAGGCTTAGACCGTGTCGTACTTGCGCGTGAAACAGGTGCGATGGAAATGCAAGAAATTAAAGATAAAGTGGATATCGAAATTGAAGCTTTCATTCACGGTGCCATGTGTATCGCGTATTCAGGTCGTTGTACATTAAGTAACCATATGACAGCACGTGATTCTAACCGTGGTGGTTGTTGTCAAAGTTGTCGTTGGGATTATGATTTATTAACAGTTGATAATGACGGCGAACTAGATGTCTATTATGAAGATGGCAATGCCGTTCCATTTGCAATGAGTCCACGTGATTTAAAATTAATTGAATCGATTCCAAACATGATGGATTTAGGTATTGACTCACTTAAAATCGAAGGCCGAATGAAATCTATTCACTATATTGCAACAGTTGTTTCAGTTTATCGTAAAGTGATTGATGCGTATGCTGCAGACCCAGAAAACTTCAAAATTAAATCGGAATGGCTCTTTGAATTAGATAAATGTGCGAACCGTGATACAGCACCAGCATTTTTCAAAGGTACACCAGGTTATGAAGAGCAAATGTTTGGAAATGAATCAAGTAAAAAAGCACCATTTGACTTTATCGGCTTAGTATTAGACTATGATAAAGACAGTCAATTGGCGACAATACAACAAAGAAATCACTTTAAACCAGGTCAAGAAGTGGAGTTTTTCGGACCTGAAATTCAAACCTTTAAACAAGTCGTCGATAAGATTTATGATGAAGAAGGAAATGAACTTGATGCGGCACGACACCCATTACAAATCGTGCAAATCAAAGTTGACCAGCCTATTTATCCAAACAACATGATGCGAAAGGAAGTTTAA
- a CDS encoding acetyl-CoA carboxylase biotin carboxyl carrier protein, whose protein sequence is MDLKQIEQTLNLLKQYGAKHFKYRDDEMELELDLSSIQQTEAPVDQQQGTQLSNHHVEQAQQTTDRSEDDTKAIRSQMIGTFYLQDEKELTKPAVKVGDKVNKGDIIGYIEAMKVMNEVTADESGEVQELLVGHGENIEFNQVILTLK, encoded by the coding sequence ATGGACTTAAAACAAATCGAGCAAACATTAAATTTATTAAAGCAATATGGCGCGAAGCATTTTAAATATCGTGATGACGAGATGGAGCTAGAATTGGATTTATCGTCCATTCAACAAACAGAAGCGCCTGTAGACCAACAACAAGGTACGCAACTGTCAAACCATCACGTAGAACAAGCTCAGCAAACGACTGATCGTTCAGAAGATGATACAAAAGCGATTCGCTCTCAGATGATTGGCACATTTTATTTACAAGATGAAAAAGAACTAACAAAACCTGCTGTAAAAGTGGGCGATAAAGTCAATAAAGGAGATATTATCGGCTACATTGAAGCGATGAAAGTGATGAATGAAGTGACAGCAGATGAATCGGGTGAAGTCCAAGAATTGTTGGTCGGTCATGGTGAAAATATTGAATTCAATCAAGTCATCTTAACATTGAAGTAA
- the pxpA gene encoding 5-oxoprolinase subunit PxpA, with translation MKVDLNCDLGESFGNYQIGNDRKVLPLITSANVACGFHAGDENVMSETVRRAKENGVSVGAHPGFPDLQGFGRRNMDMSLTEIYNMVVYQVGALKMFCDINGVVLNHVKPHGALYQMAVRDEAIARTIASAVYDIDPQLYLVGLSKSILIDAGKAQGLKVASEVFADRRYESDGQLVSRKKDGATIEDSEEAIAQVVQMVTEGTVKAVSGEVIEIEADTICIHGDGAHALEFVKEIRSRLSEVNVDIVTLGG, from the coding sequence ATGAAAGTTGATTTAAACTGTGATTTAGGAGAAAGTTTTGGTAACTATCAAATCGGTAACGACAGAAAGGTTTTACCTTTGATTACTTCTGCTAATGTTGCATGTGGTTTTCATGCCGGTGATGAAAATGTGATGTCAGAAACTGTGCGACGTGCTAAAGAAAACGGCGTGAGTGTAGGCGCGCATCCTGGTTTTCCTGATTTACAAGGTTTTGGCCGACGCAATATGGATATGTCTTTAACTGAGATTTATAACATGGTCGTTTATCAAGTGGGCGCTTTAAAAATGTTTTGTGATATTAACGGTGTTGTGCTTAATCATGTCAAACCGCATGGCGCACTTTATCAAATGGCCGTGAGAGATGAAGCAATTGCACGTACGATTGCCTCTGCTGTTTATGATATTGATCCACAATTGTATTTAGTCGGATTATCAAAATCTATACTCATTGATGCAGGCAAAGCACAAGGGCTTAAAGTTGCCTCTGAAGTATTTGCAGACCGTCGTTACGAAAGTGATGGCCAATTAGTGAGTCGTAAAAAAGATGGTGCCACGATTGAAGACAGTGAAGAAGCCATTGCGCAAGTTGTACAAATGGTAACAGAAGGCACAGTTAAAGCAGTTTCAGGTGAAGTGATTGAAATTGAAGCGGATACAATTTGCATTCATGGTGATGGTGCACATGCACTTGAATTTGTTAAAGAAATTCGTTCGCGTTTATCAGAGGTGAATGTCGATATTGTAACTTTAGGGGGTTAA
- a CDS encoding acetyl-CoA carboxylase biotin carboxylase subunit → MFRVLVANRGEIAVRIIRALRELKMESVAIYAVGDENSLHVKLADQAVCIGQANPLDSYLNIRKILAAAEITKANAIHPGYGFLSESPAFAEKIENEGLYFIGPTKETMQRMGDKITARQTVDEAGVPIIPGSKSSVESVDEIKALAEEIGYPLVIKAASGGGGKGIRIVKEESQLERAFKEAKSEGNKYFNDDRVYVEAFIPVAKHVEVQVLGDGQSRYIHLGERDCSVQRKNQKLIEESPCSALTEEKREKICNDAVKVAKAAQYRSAGTIEFLVTEDAYYFIEMNARIQVEHTVTEMRTDVDLVREQLRIMQDGTLSLTQDDIHFYGHVIEARINAEDPQKAFRPTPGTVQRLHLPQGFNVRVDSLLYSGYTVSSYYDSLVAKVIVKGENRAHAIEKLKVTLDELVIDGFTTTADFLYAVLSYPPYYEGDARDVDIKFLDRYRIFKEENEDES, encoded by the coding sequence ATGTTTCGAGTATTAGTTGCAAACCGAGGTGAAATTGCGGTTCGTATTATACGCGCGTTAAGAGAGCTGAAAATGGAGTCCGTCGCTATTTATGCTGTTGGTGATGAAAATAGTCTCCACGTTAAGTTAGCAGATCAGGCGGTTTGTATCGGACAAGCGAATCCTTTAGACAGTTACTTAAATATACGTAAAATATTAGCTGCTGCTGAAATTACAAAAGCAAACGCCATTCATCCTGGTTATGGCTTTTTATCTGAAAGTCCTGCGTTTGCTGAAAAGATTGAAAATGAAGGGCTTTACTTTATCGGACCGACGAAAGAAACGATGCAACGAATGGGCGATAAAATTACTGCACGTCAAACCGTTGATGAAGCAGGTGTGCCGATTATACCAGGATCTAAATCATCAGTCGAATCCGTTGATGAAATTAAAGCACTTGCTGAAGAAATCGGTTATCCACTTGTTATTAAAGCGGCGAGTGGTGGCGGCGGAAAAGGCATTCGTATCGTGAAAGAAGAGTCACAACTTGAGCGTGCTTTTAAAGAGGCGAAAAGCGAAGGAAACAAATATTTCAATGACGATCGTGTCTATGTTGAAGCTTTTATACCTGTTGCTAAACATGTCGAAGTACAAGTGCTTGGAGATGGACAATCACGTTATATTCATTTAGGGGAACGTGACTGTTCAGTGCAGCGTAAAAACCAAAAACTGATTGAAGAGTCACCATGTAGTGCATTAACTGAAGAAAAGCGTGAGAAGATTTGTAATGATGCTGTAAAAGTCGCAAAAGCAGCACAATATCGGAGTGCGGGTACGATTGAATTCCTAGTCACTGAAGATGCGTATTATTTTATTGAAATGAATGCACGTATTCAAGTTGAGCATACAGTGACGGAAATGCGTACAGATGTCGACTTAGTACGTGAACAATTACGAATTATGCAAGACGGCACACTCTCACTTACACAAGATGATATTCATTTTTATGGGCATGTCATTGAAGCTAGAATTAATGCAGAAGACCCACAAAAAGCATTTCGTCCGACACCTGGTACAGTTCAAAGATTACATTTGCCACAAGGATTTAATGTACGTGTTGACTCTTTACTTTATAGTGGTTATACTGTTTCTTCATATTATGATTCACTTGTCGCTAAAGTGATCGTCAAAGGTGAAAATCGTGCACATGCGATTGAAAAATTAAAAGTAACATTAGATGAACTTGTTATTGATGGCTTTACTACGACGGCAGATTTCTTATATGCAGTATTATCTTATCCACCATATTATGAGGGCGATGCACGCGATGTAGACATTAAATTCTTAGATCGTTATCGTATTTTCAAGGAGGAGAATGAAGATGAAAGTTGA
- a CDS encoding IreB family regulatory phosphoprotein: MANFDKTMKFNYDELPKDNVETVLNNVYNTLEERGYNAVNQIVGYLLSGDPAYIPRHNEARNQIRHIDRDDIMEELVSYYLQNHSKDEHA, encoded by the coding sequence ATGGCTAATTTTGATAAAACAATGAAATTTAACTATGATGAACTTCCAAAAGACAATGTCGAAACAGTTTTAAACAACGTCTACAATACCCTAGAAGAACGCGGGTATAATGCTGTCAATCAGATTGTAGGTTATTTACTTTCAGGTGATCCTGCGTATATTCCACGTCATAACGAAGCACGTAATCAAATTAGACATATCGATCGAGATGATATTATGGAAGAGTTAGTGTCTTACTACTTACAAAACCATAGTAAGGACGAGCATGCTTAA
- the udk gene encoding uridine kinase, translating to MATTIIGIAGGSGSGKTSVTNKIMNNLEGHSVALIEQDYYYKDQSHLTFEQRLKTNYDHPFAFDNDLLIQNLKSLQSGQSVEVPTYDYTNHTRSDKTIAFQPKDVIIVEGIFALENEELRNMMDVKIYVDTDADLRILRRLVRDTKERGRTMESVIDQYLTVVRPMHNQFIEPTKKFADIIIPEGGSNKVAIDIMTTKIQALVRKKD from the coding sequence ATGGCAACAACGATCATTGGTATTGCTGGAGGCTCTGGTTCGGGTAAGACATCTGTGACAAATAAAATTATGAATAATTTAGAAGGCCATAGTGTTGCACTCATTGAACAAGACTATTATTACAAAGACCAATCACATCTGACATTTGAACAACGTCTTAAAACGAATTATGATCATCCATTTGCGTTTGATAATGATTTGTTAATTCAAAATCTTAAATCATTACAGTCAGGTCAAAGTGTAGAAGTACCAACCTATGACTATACAAATCATACTCGTAGCGATAAAACGATTGCATTTCAACCTAAAGATGTTATTATCGTAGAAGGTATATTTGCGCTCGAGAATGAAGAATTGCGCAATATGATGGATGTTAAGATTTACGTAGACACTGATGCAGATTTAAGAATTTTGCGCCGTCTTGTCAGAGATACTAAAGAGCGTGGTCGTACAATGGAATCTGTAATTGATCAGTATCTTACTGTTGTGAGGCCAATGCACAACCAATTTATTGAACCAACGAAAAAATTCGCGGATATTATTATTCCTGAAGGTGGTTCTAACAAAGTTGCTATTGACATTATGACAACTAAGATCCAAGCACTTGTACGTAAAAAAGATTAA
- a CDS encoding peptidase U32 family protein, with translation MTELLVTPKSLSHIETLIEKGADAFVIGEEKFGLRLAGEFNREEMKKAVEIIHHAGKKAYAAVNGIFHNYHILALEDYIAFLHEIRVDRIIFGDPAVVMIVKQQENPIPLNWNAETLVTNHFQCNYWGRRGAKRAVLARELSLEEILNIKENSDVEIEVQVHGMTCMFQSKRMLLGNYYTFQDRQMKIQRNEAATDSQLLLYDEERDNKYPVFEDYNGTHIMSPNDICLIEELEPLFEAGIDSFKIDGVLQTEEYINVATEQYREAIDLYEEDPEAYEDEKFMLVDPIEAVQPEHRPFDEGFYYKQTVY, from the coding sequence ATGACTGAGTTATTAGTGACACCGAAGTCTTTAAGTCACATCGAAACCTTAATTGAAAAAGGGGCAGATGCATTTGTTATCGGTGAAGAAAAGTTTGGCTTGCGATTAGCCGGGGAATTCAATCGAGAAGAGATGAAAAAAGCGGTTGAAATCATTCATCATGCTGGTAAAAAAGCATATGCTGCAGTGAATGGTATTTTCCATAACTACCATATTCTAGCACTTGAAGATTATATTGCATTTTTACATGAAATTAGGGTGGATCGTATCATTTTTGGTGATCCTGCAGTTGTGATGATTGTAAAGCAACAAGAAAACCCTATTCCGTTAAACTGGAATGCAGAAACACTCGTTACGAACCATTTCCAATGTAACTATTGGGGGAGACGTGGTGCGAAAAGAGCGGTGCTTGCTCGTGAGTTGAGTTTAGAAGAAATCTTGAACATAAAAGAAAATAGTGATGTTGAGATTGAAGTGCAAGTCCACGGCATGACGTGTATGTTCCAATCGAAACGTATGCTTTTAGGCAACTACTATACATTCCAAGACCGTCAAATGAAAATTCAACGTAATGAAGCGGCGACGGACAGTCAATTATTACTTTACGATGAAGAGCGTGATAATAAATATCCAGTTTTTGAAGATTATAATGGCACGCATATTATGTCGCCGAACGATATTTGTTTAATTGAAGAGTTAGAACCATTGTTTGAAGCGGGAATCGACAGCTTTAAAATTGATGGGGTGCTCCAAACAGAAGAATATATTAATGTAGCGACTGAGCAATATCGTGAAGCTATTGATTTATACGAAGAAGATCCAGAAGCGTATGAAGATGAAAAATTTATGCTTGTAGACCCAATTGAAGCAGTACAACCAGAGCATCGACCGTTTGATGAAGGATTCTATTACAAGCAAACAGTATACTAA